In Candidatus Methylomirabilota bacterium, the following are encoded in one genomic region:
- the smc gene encoding chromosome segregation protein SMC, whose amino-acid sequence MRLESITLHGFKSFGERTEIRVLPGITAIVGPNGCGKTNCAEAVKWALGEQSAKSLRGQRMEDVIFHGSASRKPVGLAEVELMFSNDGELAVPWSEIAVSRRLYRTGESEYLLNKTVTRLRDILDLFAGTGANPRAYSVMDQDKLNHVLTAKPHERRIFIEEAAGIARYKQQRNETQGKLDAARQNLLRVKDVMDEVKRQLGSLERQARKAQQYKALEQERRDLRLALVAADYATLRAEGERLEADLAARREREQTLRVRLSQLAAREATQREAIQESDHRLADLRQSLQKVQAELERLLERREQMGVQLREAAEEQVRLDEEIRVTTERLAGIVGEREATRAALADTQRLVAEHTRAAQELEALVEQQRARLTEERDRLEGLRLEQIRIAAERTDLTRSAGELRERESQLARRAERLAAELAEAEAEAQRLAASRAALQTARERAVAELTSLTDERERLVGELAARERELAEADARLAEARLSLAARTSSLEAVRELERAREGYGSGVRAIFAEGGGARVPGVVGTVADVLEVPPRLERAVEAVLGERLEWVVTERFDQARAAVAYLQANNVGAATFLPLEHLSRNGEPAASPPAELDWVARHVTGPTKSLVHYLLGHVALVEHLDQAEALWRRNGIVATYVTPEGEVLAPTGRLRGGAGAGAPERSLLARKRQLRELEDEVRRLTGVVDAAQGTVTRLGQDVATLRTRIALCEQAVGARQADRLAGEKDLEQALRDHERVHRHAETVRLEARQVAQEAEETAAVLGRLEQRIAAARDAEAAHEATIGGIREAIEAAQTRETALVAHLTAKRVEVASVAERVEALGRELGRIDQMEADLTERLEQARVRQAQLGERQVWLGDERERTDTAAREVAGERDRVEGEARTVAERHEGLLAEMRTLEHEMRGLEGDVNRLVSAIHEIELQATERRVRREELAQEVLRTYGVDEAALRAQHDASRDFTQLRQRLAELDERLAALGPVNLVADEEYRELDERLTFLRTQHDDLTASIKDLDKALRGMTRTAQERFTQAFHEVNREFARLFERLFEGGRAELRLVEAEEGGDPLETGVELMAQPRGKRLQSVTLLSGGERALTGLALLFAIFYYRPSPFCVLDEVDAPLDDANIHRFLRVLRELTSQTQFLVITHNRRTMDAADILYGVTMEEPGLSKLVSVKLSA is encoded by the coding sequence ATGCGTCTCGAGTCGATCACCCTGCACGGTTTCAAGTCGTTCGGCGAGCGCACCGAGATCAGGGTGCTGCCCGGCATCACGGCCATCGTGGGGCCGAACGGCTGCGGGAAGACAAATTGCGCTGAAGCCGTCAAGTGGGCCTTAGGCGAGCAGAGCGCAAAGTCTTTGCGCGGTCAGAGAATGGAAGACGTCATCTTCCACGGCTCGGCTTCGCGCAAGCCCGTGGGGCTGGCCGAGGTCGAGCTGATGTTCAGCAACGACGGCGAGCTGGCCGTGCCCTGGAGCGAGATCGCCGTCAGCCGCCGCCTCTACCGCACCGGCGAGAGCGAATACCTCCTGAACAAGACGGTCACCCGGCTGCGCGACATCCTGGACCTGTTCGCCGGGACCGGCGCCAACCCCCGGGCCTACTCGGTGATGGACCAGGACAAGCTGAACCACGTGCTGACCGCGAAGCCCCACGAGCGGCGCATCTTCATCGAAGAGGCCGCCGGGATCGCGCGCTACAAGCAGCAGCGGAACGAGACACAGGGCAAGCTCGACGCCGCCCGGCAGAACCTGCTCCGCGTCAAGGACGTGATGGACGAGGTGAAGCGGCAGCTCGGCTCCCTCGAGCGGCAGGCCCGGAAGGCCCAGCAGTACAAGGCGCTCGAGCAGGAGCGCCGCGATCTGCGCCTGGCCCTGGTCGCCGCCGACTACGCGACGCTCCGGGCCGAGGGCGAGCGGCTGGAGGCGGATCTCGCGGCCCGGCGGGAGCGCGAGCAGACGCTGCGCGTGCGCCTGAGCCAGCTGGCCGCCCGCGAGGCGACGCAGCGGGAGGCGATCCAGGAGAGCGATCACCGGCTGGCCGACCTCCGGCAGTCGCTCCAGAAGGTGCAGGCGGAGCTGGAGCGGCTGCTGGAGCGCCGGGAGCAGATGGGCGTGCAGCTGCGGGAAGCCGCCGAGGAGCAGGTGCGGCTCGACGAGGAGATCCGGGTGACGACCGAGCGGCTGGCCGGGATCGTCGGCGAGCGCGAGGCCACGCGGGCCGCCCTGGCCGACACCCAGCGGCTCGTGGCCGAGCACACGCGCGCCGCCCAGGAGCTGGAGGCGCTGGTCGAACAGCAGCGCGCGCGCCTGACCGAGGAGCGCGACCGCCTGGAGGGGCTGCGGCTCGAGCAGATCCGCATCGCGGCCGAGCGGACCGATCTCACGCGCTCGGCCGGCGAGCTGAGGGAACGCGAGAGCCAGCTGGCGCGGCGCGCCGAGCGGCTCGCCGCCGAGCTGGCGGAGGCCGAGGCGGAAGCCCAGCGGCTGGCGGCCAGTCGGGCCGCCCTCCAGACGGCCCGCGAGCGGGCCGTGGCGGAGCTGACTTCGCTCACGGACGAGCGCGAGCGGCTCGTCGGAGAGCTCGCCGCACGCGAGCGCGAGCTGGCCGAGGCCGACGCCCGCCTGGCCGAAGCGCGCTTGTCTCTCGCCGCCCGGACCTCCAGCCTCGAGGCGGTGCGGGAATTGGAGCGCGCGCGGGAGGGATACGGCTCGGGGGTGCGCGCGATCTTCGCGGAGGGCGGGGGCGCCCGCGTCCCCGGCGTCGTCGGCACGGTGGCCGACGTGCTCGAGGTGCCGCCGCGGCTGGAGCGCGCGGTCGAAGCGGTGCTGGGCGAGCGCCTGGAGTGGGTGGTGACCGAGCGCTTCGATCAGGCCCGCGCGGCCGTGGCCTATCTGCAGGCGAACAATGTGGGCGCGGCGACCTTCCTCCCGCTCGAGCACCTGAGTCGCAACGGGGAGCCGGCCGCCTCGCCTCCGGCCGAGCTCGACTGGGTCGCGCGGCACGTCACGGGCCCGACCAAGAGCCTGGTGCACTACCTGCTCGGCCACGTCGCCCTGGTCGAGCACCTCGACCAGGCCGAAGCCCTCTGGCGGCGCAACGGGATCGTCGCGACTTACGTCACGCCGGAGGGCGAGGTGCTCGCGCCCACCGGACGGCTGCGCGGCGGGGCCGGCGCCGGCGCGCCGGAACGGTCTCTGCTGGCGCGCAAGCGGCAGCTCCGCGAGCTCGAGGACGAGGTGCGCCGGCTCACCGGCGTAGTCGACGCTGCCCAAGGCACCGTGACCCGGCTCGGCCAGGACGTGGCGACCCTCCGGACACGCATTGCCCTGTGCGAGCAGGCCGTGGGCGCGCGCCAGGCGGACCGGCTGGCGGGCGAGAAGGACCTGGAGCAGGCGCTCCGCGACCACGAGCGCGTGCACCGTCACGCCGAGACCGTGCGGCTCGAGGCCCGACAGGTGGCCCAGGAGGCCGAGGAGACGGCCGCCGTGCTCGGGCGTCTCGAGCAGCGCATCGCCGCCGCGCGCGACGCCGAGGCCGCCCACGAGGCGACCATCGGCGGGATCCGCGAGGCGATCGAGGCGGCGCAGACGCGGGAGACGGCCCTGGTCGCCCATCTCACGGCCAAGCGCGTGGAAGTGGCCTCGGTGGCCGAGCGGGTCGAGGCGCTCGGGCGGGAGCTGGGGCGCATCGACCAGATGGAGGCCGACCTCACCGAGCGCCTGGAGCAGGCCCGGGTCCGGCAGGCCCAGCTCGGCGAGCGGCAGGTGTGGCTCGGCGACGAGCGCGAGCGGACGGATACGGCGGCGCGCGAGGTGGCCGGGGAGCGCGACCGGGTCGAAGGCGAGGCGCGGACCGTCGCCGAGCGTCACGAAGGCCTCCTGGCCGAGATGCGCACGCTCGAGCACGAGATGCGGGGCCTCGAGGGCGACGTGAACCGGCTCGTCAGCGCGATCCACGAGATCGAGCTCCAGGCCACGGAGCGGCGCGTGCGCCGTGAAGAGTTGGCTCAGGAGGTGTTGCGAACCTACGGAGTCGACGAGGCAGCGCTGCGGGCTCAACACGACGCCTCCCGCGACTTCACCCAGCTGCGCCAGCGCCTGGCGGAGCTGGACGAGCGCCTGGCTGCCCTCGGTCCCGTCAACCTGGTCGCCGACGAGGAGTACCGCGAGCTGGACGAGCGCCTGACGTTCCTGCGCACCCAGCACGACGACCTGACCGCGTCGATCAAGGACCTGGACAAGGCGCTCCGCGGGATGACGCGCACGGCCCAGGAGCGCTTCACCCAGGCGTTCCACGAGGTCAACCGCGAGTTCGCCCGCCTCTTCGAGCGGCTCTTCGAGGGCGGGCGCGCCGAGCTGCGCCTGGTCGAGGCCGAGGAGGGCGGCGACCCGCTGGAGACCGGCGTCGAGTTGATGGCCCAGCCGCGCGGAAAGCGCCTGCAGTCGGTGACGCTGCTCTCCGGCGGCGAACGGGCGCTGACAGGGCTCGCGCTGCTGTTCGCCATCTTCTATTACCGCCCGAGCCCGTTCTGCGTGCTGGACGAAGTGGACGCCCCCCTCGACGACGCCAACATCCACCGCTTTCTGCGCGTGCTGCGCGAGCTGACCAGCCAGACCCAGTTCCTCGTCATCACCCACAACCGCCGGACCATGGACGCGGCGGACATCCTCTACGGCGTGACGATGGAGGAGCCCGGCCTCTCGAAGCTCGTCTCCGTCAAGCTCAGCGCCTGA
- a CDS encoding chemotaxis protein CheB, producing the protein MARKAPHRKSAPRRSSGRGHDAATPNPPHADRPSDLYPSEPSETFPIVGIGASAGGLEAFSQLLRELPTDTGMAFVLVQHLDPKHESQLPEVLSRTTAMPVMTVTNGLRVEPDHVYVIPSNADMTIGGGAFSLTSRAAVDRHTPIDHFFRSLAQELEGRAIGVVLSGTGSDGTLGLRAIKAEGGLAFVQDEKSAKHPGMPQSARAIADFVLPPAGIAREVARIGRHPYLDHAVPSPAGPSQPEEGADVSAVLRVLRTATGADFTQYKPASVRRRIARRMLLQKIDDLGTYVRHLRQTPHEAQALHDDILIQVTEFFRDPEGFESLKRSVFPSLVKERAADEPIRIWVPGCATGEEAYSIVICLLEFLGEHDSTLSIQMFATDLSAAAVTQARAGRFPASIENEVSADRLRRFFVKTDGRYQLGKAIRDACVFAQQDVTRDPPFSKLDLISCSNVLIYLSAALQERVIPVLHYALKPTGFLKLGPSESVGRFTNLFSVLDKKHKIYAWKPGLSAYLRFGLTAGDRIAAPAGGQEKEAGGSAPAIEKEADRLILGRYAPAGVVVNADMEIVQFRGKTGPYLEAPPGAASLNLFKMAREGLASALRQAVHRVAKGGGPVKVEGLRVKANGGSREVGLEVIPIGPAEGVKGRHHLILFFEERHRPTGPAPGKPARERESRPKTAGERRVAQLTQELAAARQHLQAISEEHEAAMEELRAATEEAQSSNEELLSTNEELETSKEELQATNEELTTVNDELNSRNLELGQVSNDLANLLTSTQVPIIMVGPDLRVRRMTPISERVLNVAPGDIGRPIGDLRLSTAIPHLEALLREGMETLAVQEREVEARDGRWYSVRVRPYRTADNKIDGAVISFVDIDVLKRGFEQAKEARDQAQAIIATVREPLVILDADLRVVTASRSFYETFQVTPLETERQPLFDLGNRQWDIPTLQTLLEEVLPRDSVVEDFEVEHDFPTIGPRTMHLNARRVLPATGQPGLIFLAIEDITEARRADATRVVLAHEQAARAEAEAATRAKDTFLAVLSHELRTPLTAMLGWTRMLRTQKLDKATVARALEVIERNTMLQARFIEDLLDVSRIVEGRLRLDARPVMVAPAVEAALAAMRGAAEAKGIRLESALDEKAGPVHGDPARLQQIVWNLVSNAIKFTPSGGRVEVRLARRGSAVEVSVRDTGKGIEAELLSQIFTRVGVAEHSSRKPQEGLGLGLGIVQRLVELHGGAVHAESAGPGQGATFTVTLPLTDEHPAGEAEAGGIAARALASSRLPALSGVRVLVVDDEADGRELMRAILAQCGAEVTVAATARAALEALEQAPFDVVVSDIAMPEEDGYDLIRKVRALDAGRGGRIPALALTAYARIEDRAAAIAAGFQQHAAKPIEPAELAAAVATLAGRAER; encoded by the coding sequence ATGGCACGAAAAGCTCCGCACAGAAAATCAGCGCCGAGGCGCTCGTCCGGGCGTGGGCACGATGCCGCCACGCCCAACCCTCCACACGCCGACCGTCCCTCGGACCTGTATCCCTCGGAGCCATCAGAGACGTTCCCGATCGTCGGCATCGGCGCCTCCGCCGGCGGGCTCGAGGCCTTCAGCCAACTCCTGAGAGAACTCCCCACCGACACCGGCATGGCGTTTGTGCTCGTTCAGCACCTGGACCCCAAGCACGAGAGCCAGTTGCCCGAGGTCCTGTCCCGGACCACGGCGATGCCCGTCATGACCGTCACCAACGGCCTGCGCGTGGAGCCTGACCACGTCTACGTGATCCCCTCCAACGCTGACATGACAATCGGCGGCGGCGCTTTCTCGCTCACCTCCCGCGCCGCGGTCGATCGCCACACGCCGATCGACCACTTCTTCCGCTCGCTCGCGCAGGAGTTGGAAGGCCGCGCGATCGGCGTGGTCCTGTCGGGGACGGGTTCGGACGGCACGCTCGGCCTCCGGGCGATCAAGGCGGAGGGCGGCCTCGCGTTCGTCCAGGATGAGAAATCCGCGAAGCACCCCGGTATGCCCCAGAGCGCGCGCGCGATCGCCGACTTCGTCCTGCCCCCCGCAGGAATCGCCCGCGAGGTGGCGAGGATCGGCCGCCACCCCTACCTGGACCATGCCGTGCCATCCCCCGCCGGCCCAAGCCAGCCGGAAGAAGGGGCTGACGTCAGCGCCGTCCTCCGTGTCCTGCGCACCGCCACCGGAGCCGATTTCACCCAGTACAAACCAGCCAGCGTCCGGCGCCGGATCGCCCGCCGCATGCTCTTGCAGAAGATCGACGACCTTGGGACGTATGTCCGGCACCTCCGGCAGACGCCCCATGAAGCGCAGGCCCTGCACGACGACATCCTCATCCAGGTGACAGAGTTCTTCCGCGACCCGGAAGGGTTCGAGAGCCTCAAGCGGAGCGTCTTCCCGAGCCTCGTGAAGGAGCGGGCCGCCGACGAGCCCATCCGGATCTGGGTACCGGGCTGCGCCACGGGCGAAGAGGCCTACTCGATCGTGATCTGCCTGCTGGAGTTTCTCGGGGAGCACGACAGCACCCTGTCGATCCAGATGTTCGCCACCGACCTCAGCGCCGCCGCGGTCACCCAGGCCAGGGCCGGGAGGTTCCCCGCGAGCATCGAGAACGAGGTCTCGGCCGACCGGCTGCGACGGTTCTTCGTCAAGACGGACGGGCGGTATCAGCTCGGCAAGGCGATCCGGGACGCTTGCGTCTTCGCGCAGCAGGACGTGACGCGGGACCCGCCGTTCTCGAAGCTCGACCTGATCAGCTGCTCCAACGTGCTGATCTATCTCAGCGCCGCGTTGCAGGAGCGCGTCATCCCGGTCCTCCACTACGCGCTGAAGCCCACCGGCTTCCTGAAGCTCGGTCCCTCGGAAAGCGTGGGCCGGTTCACGAACCTCTTCTCCGTCCTCGACAAGAAGCACAAGATCTACGCGTGGAAACCTGGGCTGTCGGCCTACCTCCGCTTCGGCCTCACCGCCGGCGACCGGATCGCCGCGCCGGCCGGCGGGCAAGAGAAGGAGGCAGGCGGGAGCGCGCCGGCGATCGAGAAGGAGGCCGACCGTCTCATCCTTGGGCGGTATGCACCGGCTGGCGTCGTGGTGAACGCCGACATGGAGATCGTACAGTTCCGCGGGAAGACCGGCCCCTACCTCGAGGCGCCGCCGGGCGCGGCGAGCCTCAACCTCTTCAAGATGGCGCGGGAAGGCCTGGCCTCTGCACTCCGTCAGGCCGTCCACCGGGTGGCCAAAGGCGGTGGCCCGGTGAAGGTGGAGGGCCTGCGGGTCAAGGCGAACGGCGGGAGCCGCGAGGTCGGCCTCGAGGTGATCCCGATCGGGCCGGCGGAAGGGGTGAAGGGTCGCCACCATCTCATCCTGTTCTTCGAGGAGCGCCACCGGCCCACCGGGCCCGCGCCGGGGAAACCGGCGCGGGAGCGCGAGTCTCGACCGAAGACGGCGGGCGAGCGCCGGGTGGCCCAGCTCACCCAGGAGCTCGCCGCCGCCCGCCAGCACCTCCAGGCCATCAGCGAAGAGCACGAGGCGGCCATGGAAGAGCTGCGCGCCGCCACCGAGGAGGCGCAATCGAGCAACGAGGAGCTGCTGAGCACGAACGAAGAGCTGGAGACCTCCAAGGAGGAGCTGCAGGCGACCAACGAAGAGCTGACCACCGTGAACGACGAGCTGAACAGCCGGAACCTGGAGCTGGGCCAGGTCAGCAACGACCTCGCCAACCTCCTCACGAGCACCCAGGTCCCCATCATCATGGTGGGGCCCGATCTCCGCGTCCGTCGCATGACGCCGATCTCGGAGCGGGTCCTCAACGTGGCCCCTGGCGACATCGGGCGGCCCATCGGGGATCTCAGGCTCAGCACCGCCATCCCTCATCTGGAGGCGCTCCTCAGGGAAGGGATGGAGACTCTGGCCGTCCAGGAACGCGAGGTCGAGGCCCGAGACGGCCGCTGGTACTCGGTGCGAGTGCGGCCGTACCGGACCGCGGACAACAAGATCGACGGCGCGGTCATCTCGTTCGTCGACATCGACGTTCTCAAGCGCGGCTTCGAGCAGGCAAAGGAGGCGCGCGACCAGGCCCAGGCCATCATCGCGACGGTGCGCGAGCCGCTCGTGATCCTCGATGCCGACCTTCGCGTGGTGACGGCGAGCCGGTCATTCTACGAGACCTTCCAGGTGACTCCGCTGGAGACGGAGCGCCAACCTCTCTTCGACCTCGGGAACCGCCAGTGGGACATCCCGACGTTACAGACGCTGCTGGAGGAGGTCCTGCCGCGGGACAGCGTCGTCGAAGACTTCGAGGTCGAGCACGACTTCCCGACGATCGGGCCGCGGACGATGCACCTCAACGCCCGCCGTGTGCTCCCGGCGACCGGCCAGCCGGGCCTGATCTTTCTGGCCATCGAAGACATCACCGAGGCGAGGCGAGCGGACGCGACGCGTGTGGTGCTCGCCCACGAGCAGGCCGCGCGGGCAGAGGCGGAGGCGGCAACTCGCGCAAAGGATACATTTCTTGCGGTCCTCTCGCATGAGCTGCGCACGCCGCTGACCGCGATGCTGGGGTGGACTCGGATGCTGCGCACCCAGAAGCTGGACAAGGCGACCGTCGCGCGGGCGCTGGAGGTGATCGAGCGCAATACCATGCTGCAGGCTCGGTTCATCGAGGATCTCCTCGATGTGTCACGCATCGTCGAGGGGCGCTTGCGCCTCGATGCTCGGCCCGTCATGGTGGCCCCGGCTGTTGAGGCGGCGCTGGCCGCCATGCGGGGGGCGGCGGAGGCCAAAGGGATCCGGCTGGAGAGCGCCCTCGACGAGAAAGCCGGCCCGGTCCATGGCGATCCAGCCCGCCTGCAACAGATCGTCTGGAACCTCGTGTCAAACGCGATCAAGTTCACGCCGAGCGGAGGGCGGGTCGAGGTCCGCCTCGCGCGCCGGGGATCCGCCGTCGAGGTGAGCGTGCGCGACACCGGCAAAGGGATCGAGGCCGAGCTGCTCTCGCAGATCTTCACACGGGTCGGCGTTGCTGAGCACAGCAGCCGGAAGCCTCAGGAAGGCCTGGGGCTCGGGCTCGGCATCGTCCAACGTCTTGTGGAGCTCCACGGCGGGGCCGTCCACGCCGAGAGCGCTGGGCCTGGACAGGGGGCGACCTTCACCGTGACCCTCCCGCTCACGGACGAACATCCCGCTGGCGAGGCGGAGGCCGGCGGGATCGCGGCTAGAGCACTGGCGTCCAGTCGACTTCCAGCCCTCAGCGGCGTCCGGGTCCTTGTCGTGGACGACGAGGCGGACGGGCGAGAGCTGATGAGAGCGATCCTCGCGCAATGCGGGGCCGAGGTGACCGTTGCCGCGACGGCCCGGGCGGCGCTGGAGGCGCTCGAACAGGCGCCGTTCGATGTCGTGGTGAGCGACATCGCCATGCCGGAAGAAGACGGTTACGATCTCATTCGCAAAGTCAGGGCGCTCGACGCCGGGCGTGGCGGACGGATCCCCGCGCTCGCCCTCACCGCTTATGCCAGGATCGAAGATCGAGCAGCGGCGATCGCGGCCGGCTTTCAGCAGCACGCGGCCAAGCCGATCGAGCCGGCCGAGCTGGCGGCGGCGGTCGCCACCCTCGCCGGCCGCGCGGAACGGTAG
- the secA gene encoding preprotein translocase subunit SecA yields MLNALLRTVFGTKHERDVKRMMPTVQAINGFEAEARALDDAGLRAKTDDLRKRLGGGAALDELLPEAFAVCREAARRAVGMRHFDVQLVGGMVLHTGKIAEMATGEGKTLVATLPAYLNALPGRGVHIVTVNDYLAKRDAQWMGPIYQALGLSVGVIQHEASFLYDSTYVTPDIRLSALRPCTRPEAYLADITYGTNNEFGFDYLRDNMRFTREELVQRELHYAIVDEVDSILIDEARTPLIISGPAEESTELYYKIDRIIPKLRRAATIVEGKLSEVEEQKEGDFIVDEKSKAVALTEQGIASCERLLGVDNLYDPKHIDALHHIQQALRAHALYKRDVDYVVKDGQVIIVDEFTGRLMPGRRWSDGLHQAVEAKEGVRIERENQTLATITFQNYFRMYEKLAGMTGTAETEAEEFAKIYKLDVTVVPTNRPLIRLNNPDVVYKTAREKFNAVVEEIVRGHERGQPALVGTISIEKSEHLSKLLKKHGIKHEVLNAKYHEREAEIVAQAGREGAVTIATNMAGRGTDILLGGNPDFLSKEILRKKGFDPATAPADARAAALAEARRITEPEHERVVTLGGLHIIGTERHESRRIDNQLRGRAGRQGDPGSSRFYLSLEDDLLRIFGSHRVQKIMDRLGMEEGEPIEHKLVTRAIATAQKRVEAHNFEIRKHLLEYDDVMNKQREIVYGMRRQILGGESQAETIGEWIEDLVEATVDAYVPAGVHPEEWDVTALNEALYRQFDVRVPSDRHLEVTSREGLGQLVGEAVRERYTERERELGPELLRALERHEMLIVIDQQWKDHLLSIDHLKEGIGLRGYGQRDPLTEYKREAFDLFQDMAERVKSAVVERLFKVQIVREAPMELPTLTAWADTRETRGETPAEPRRAPAPSAPRTPTGEKLGRNDPCYCGSGKKYKKCCLLNKN; encoded by the coding sequence ATGTTGAACGCTCTCCTCCGCACGGTCTTCGGCACCAAGCACGAGCGCGACGTCAAACGGATGATGCCGACCGTGCAGGCGATCAACGGATTCGAGGCGGAGGCACGAGCGCTCGACGACGCTGGACTGCGGGCGAAGACCGACGACCTGCGCAAGCGCCTGGGAGGCGGAGCCGCGCTCGACGAGCTCCTTCCCGAAGCGTTTGCGGTCTGCCGCGAAGCGGCGCGGCGCGCGGTCGGCATGCGGCACTTCGACGTCCAGCTCGTCGGCGGCATGGTGCTCCACACCGGCAAGATCGCCGAGATGGCGACGGGCGAGGGCAAGACGCTGGTGGCGACGCTGCCGGCCTACCTGAACGCGCTTCCCGGCCGCGGCGTGCACATCGTCACCGTCAACGACTACCTGGCCAAGCGCGATGCGCAGTGGATGGGCCCCATCTATCAGGCGCTAGGGCTGAGCGTCGGCGTCATCCAGCACGAGGCCTCCTTCCTCTACGACTCCACCTACGTCACGCCGGACATCCGGCTGAGCGCGCTGCGCCCCTGCACGCGCCCGGAGGCCTATCTCGCCGACATCACGTACGGCACCAACAACGAGTTCGGCTTCGACTACCTGCGCGACAACATGCGCTTCACCAGGGAGGAGCTGGTGCAGCGCGAGCTGCACTACGCCATCGTCGACGAGGTGGACTCCATCCTGATCGACGAGGCGCGGACGCCCCTCATCATCTCGGGGCCGGCCGAGGAGTCGACCGAGCTGTACTACAAGATCGACCGCATCATCCCGAAGCTCCGCCGGGCGGCCACCATCGTGGAGGGCAAGCTCTCCGAGGTCGAGGAGCAGAAGGAAGGCGATTTCATCGTCGACGAGAAGTCCAAGGCCGTAGCGCTGACCGAACAGGGGATCGCCTCCTGCGAGCGGCTGCTCGGCGTCGACAACCTCTATGATCCCAAGCACATCGACGCCCTCCACCACATCCAGCAGGCGCTGCGGGCCCACGCCCTCTACAAGAGGGACGTGGACTACGTCGTGAAGGACGGCCAGGTGATCATCGTCGACGAGTTCACCGGCCGGCTCATGCCGGGCCGGCGGTGGTCCGACGGCCTGCACCAGGCCGTGGAGGCCAAGGAGGGGGTGCGGATCGAGCGCGAGAACCAGACGCTCGCCACCATCACCTTCCAGAACTACTTCCGCATGTACGAGAAGCTGGCCGGCATGACGGGAACGGCCGAGACCGAGGCCGAGGAGTTCGCCAAGATCTACAAGCTCGACGTGACGGTCGTCCCGACCAACCGCCCGCTGATCCGGCTCAACAACCCGGACGTCGTGTACAAGACGGCTCGGGAGAAGTTCAACGCCGTCGTCGAGGAGATCGTCCGTGGCCACGAACGCGGCCAGCCGGCGCTGGTGGGCACGATCTCCATCGAGAAGTCGGAGCACCTCTCCAAGCTCCTCAAGAAGCACGGGATCAAGCACGAGGTGCTCAACGCCAAATACCACGAGCGCGAGGCCGAGATCGTAGCTCAGGCCGGCCGGGAAGGGGCCGTCACCATCGCCACCAACATGGCCGGGCGCGGCACCGACATCCTGCTGGGTGGCAACCCGGACTTCCTGTCGAAGGAGATCCTCCGCAAGAAGGGGTTCGACCCGGCCACGGCGCCGGCCGATGCCCGCGCGGCCGCGCTGGCCGAGGCGCGCCGCATCACCGAGCCGGAGCACGAGCGGGTGGTGACGCTGGGGGGGCTCCACATCATCGGCACCGAGCGCCACGAATCGCGCCGCATCGACAACCAGCTCCGGGGCCGCGCCGGCCGTCAGGGCGATCCGGGCTCGTCGAGGTTTTACCTCTCGCTGGAAGACGATCTTCTCAGAATCTTCGGCTCGCACCGCGTCCAGAAGATCATGGACCGCCTGGGCATGGAGGAGGGCGAGCCCATCGAGCACAAGCTGGTGACGCGCGCGATCGCGACCGCCCAGAAGCGCGTCGAGGCCCACAACTTCGAGATCCGCAAGCACCTGCTCGAGTATGACGATGTCATGAACAAGCAGCGGGAGATCGTCTACGGCATGCGCCGCCAGATCCTGGGAGGCGAGAGCCAGGCCGAGACGATCGGCGAGTGGATCGAGGACCTGGTCGAGGCCACGGTCGATGCCTACGTGCCGGCGGGGGTCCATCCGGAGGAGTGGGACGTGACCGCGCTGAACGAGGCGCTTTATCGCCAGTTCGACGTCCGCGTTCCCTCGGATCGCCACCTGGAGGTCACCTCGCGCGAGGGCCTCGGCCAGCTGGTGGGCGAGGCGGTGCGGGAGCGCTACACCGAGCGGGAGCGCGAGCTGGGTCCCGAGCTGCTCCGCGCGCTCGAGCGCCACGAGATGCTCATCGTTATCGACCAGCAGTGGAAGGACCACCTGCTGTCGATCGACCATCTCAAGGAGGGCATCGGCCTCCGGGGCTACGGCCAGCGCGACCCGCTGACCGAGTACAAGCGAGAGGCCTTCGACCTGTTCCAGGACATGGCCGAGCGCGTGAAGTCCGCGGTGGTGGAGCGTCTCTTCAAGGTGCAGATCGTTCGGGAGGCGCCCATGGAGCTGCCGACGCTGACCGCCTGGGCGGATACACGGGAAACGCGCGGGGAGACGCCGGCCGAGCCGCGGCGCGCCCCGGCCCCGTCGGCGCCCCGCACACCGACGGGCGAGAAGCTCGGGCGCAACGATCCCTGCTACTGCGGTTCCGGCAAGAAGTACAAGAAATGCTGCCTTTTAAATAAAAACTGA